ATTCTACCCAATAGTCAAACAACTAGTACAGGATACCGCTACCAGAGCTGTATAACCAGAACCAATTCCACAGATGAACGAAGGAAGCTATGATAACTTCGAATACTTGAACTTGCTGGCGAAGAACCTGAGCGTTGGTTGCCGAGATAGCAGGAAAGAGACAGATAAAATAGAACTGTTATTGAAACGGTTATCTAAACAATCTGTAGTTTCATATGAAGAGTTCAGCCAAAGACCTAGTGAAGAGACCCTAGATGCgtataaaaaattatcagAACCCACCACAACAGAGCAGTTGATAAGAGAGAATTACCAATTGATGTATGAAATTGAGCAACAGGAGTACATCAATAAGAGAATCATCGCTCTTGTAAATAGCATAAATGAGCATCTAATATCCATCAGAAACTTCATCATAGAGCAGAAACTGGCTAGAGATCAAAATAACGAGATATACATGCATGAGAACTTCACAGTACGAGAAAACCTACTCAAGAATAGTACAGAACTACTGAAAGCTAGGGAACAATGCTCTCGAACCAATACAGAGGTGG
This window of the Nakaseomyces glabratus chromosome L, complete sequence genome carries:
- the FAR3 gene encoding Far3p (CAGL0L04994g~Protein of unknown function) codes for the protein MNEGSYDNFEYLNLLAKNLSVGCRDSRKETDKIELLLKRLSKQSVVSYEEFSQRPSEETLDAYKKLSEPTTTEQLIRENYQLMYEIEQQEYINKRIIALVNSINEHLISIRNFIIEQKLARDQNNEIYMHENFTVRENLLKNSTELLKAREQCSRTNTEVVVEKFKKLYAEIDWDTLPSNLPDIIQVKEKIKHIKETYKLDL